A single region of the Saprospiraceae bacterium genome encodes:
- a CDS encoding MBL fold metallo-hydrolase yields the protein MLFLAVIAFVPVLFLTIGSLLSAPKHRGPVSVHFNGKVFQNPGGVKAKGFKDVFPMLLKQKRGPWPEITEAKKQPHPPERVTKGIQLTFVNHSTFLIQVDGLNILTDPVWSKRVSPFQWAGPKRMRPPGIEMDQLPPIDVLLLSHNHYDHLDLPTVKTLLTKHQPQIITPLGVGQFIQQQTGKTAVDMDWWDHFDFSDDLRISCVPAQHFSGRGILDRDATLWCGYMLQTKTGTIYFAGDSGYGPFFKTIGEKFPSIDLALLPIGAYRPIWFMSPIHTSPEEAVKIHLDIKSKQSVATHFGTFPLAYEGKEEPMADLQKALQEMNIPASEFWVLEEGEGRHYDVA from the coding sequence ATGCTTTTTCTTGCTGTCATTGCCTTTGTCCCTGTGTTATTTCTTACGATTGGTTCCCTACTCTCCGCGCCTAAACATCGAGGCCCCGTAAGTGTGCATTTTAATGGTAAAGTATTTCAAAATCCTGGCGGCGTAAAAGCCAAAGGCTTCAAGGATGTCTTTCCGATGCTGCTGAAGCAAAAACGTGGCCCTTGGCCAGAAATCACGGAGGCCAAAAAGCAACCTCATCCGCCAGAAAGGGTGACAAAAGGCATTCAGCTCACCTTTGTCAACCATTCGACCTTTCTGATTCAAGTAGATGGACTCAATATTTTAACTGATCCGGTCTGGAGCAAGCGAGTGAGTCCATTTCAATGGGCTGGCCCTAAGCGGATGCGCCCCCCAGGTATTGAGATGGATCAACTACCACCTATCGATGTGCTTTTGCTCAGCCATAATCATTATGACCACCTGGATTTACCTACAGTAAAAACCTTGTTGACGAAGCACCAGCCTCAAATCATTACCCCACTTGGGGTGGGCCAATTTATCCAACAGCAAACGGGCAAAACGGCAGTAGACATGGATTGGTGGGACCATTTTGACTTTAGTGATGACCTCAGGATTTCCTGCGTTCCTGCCCAGCATTTCTCAGGACGCGGTATCCTCGACCGGGATGCTACTTTGTGGTGCGGCTATATGCTCCAAACCAAAACGGGTACTATTTATTTCGCTGGAGACTCAGGTTATGGTCCCTTTTTTAAAACCATTGGTGAAAAATTTCCTAGTATCGATTTGGCGCTATTGCCGATCGGCGCCTATCGACCGATTTGGTTTATGTCTCCCATTCATACCTCTCCGGAAGAAGCCGTTAAAATTCACTTAGATATCAAATCCAAACAAAGTGTAGCGACCCATTTCGGCACTTTCCCTTTAGCTTATGAAGGCAAGGAAGAGCCGATGGCTGATCTACAAAAAGCATTACAAGAGATGAATATTCCAGCATCCGAATTTTGGGTGTTGGAAGAAGGAGAGGGGCGGCATTATGATGTAGCGTAG
- a CDS encoding sigma-70 family RNA polymerase sigma factor: MPQESTRQLVDHLFRHEYGKMVAILIKYFGISHLEIVEDAVQEAFYKALKVWRFNSPPLQPSAWLLQVAKNSLLDHVRQQQNRQKHLDNLPVLNLSEIKEEEIYQEKELADSQLRLIFACCHPSLKKEDQIALTLKTISGFSIKEIASALLLHEETIKKRLQRARGSIISQNLEMSIPLGAALSQRLEVVHTVLYLLFNEGYHALVADEVIRKELCAEAMRLTKLLIEHPTYQSTAANALLSLMCFHAARFESRIDVDQQIILLSDQDRSRWNAQLIQLGHHYLNRATEEKTLSAYHLEAAIAAHHCMAPTFEATNWPALLKLYTLLLQLKSTPIILLNKIVVLIQLKELEEAFLFFNTLDEAHFSSRAYLYFAVGAELYTKRLEREKAKIYLKKAIVNTQSKSEKELLTLRLQNLVSQRPMQ, encoded by the coding sequence ATGCCACAGGAATCCACCCGACAATTGGTCGACCATCTTTTCCGTCACGAATATGGGAAGATGGTCGCCATCCTCATCAAATATTTTGGCATTTCTCATCTCGAAATAGTAGAGGATGCGGTACAGGAAGCCTTTTATAAGGCTTTAAAGGTATGGCGTTTCAACAGCCCTCCCCTGCAACCTTCTGCCTGGTTACTGCAAGTGGCCAAAAACAGCCTGCTCGATCATGTTCGCCAACAACAAAATCGACAAAAACATTTAGATAACTTGCCAGTACTAAACCTTTCGGAAATCAAAGAGGAGGAGATTTACCAGGAAAAGGAATTGGCGGATAGTCAATTGCGGCTCATTTTTGCCTGCTGCCACCCCTCACTCAAAAAAGAAGATCAAATCGCTTTAACCTTGAAAACAATTTCGGGCTTTAGTATTAAAGAAATTGCCAGCGCACTGCTATTACACGAAGAGACGATCAAAAAACGCCTGCAACGTGCCCGTGGGTCAATTATTAGCCAAAACCTGGAAATGAGTATCCCCCTTGGTGCCGCGCTAAGTCAACGCCTGGAGGTTGTTCACACGGTCTTATATTTATTATTTAATGAAGGATACCATGCATTGGTTGCCGATGAGGTCATTCGCAAAGAACTTTGTGCTGAAGCGATGCGCTTGACCAAGCTACTCATTGAACACCCAACCTATCAGTCGACTGCTGCCAATGCTTTGCTTAGCCTGATGTGCTTCCATGCCGCCCGCTTTGAAAGCCGTATTGATGTCGATCAGCAAATTATTCTGTTAAGTGACCAAGATCGTAGCCGCTGGAATGCACAACTCATCCAACTAGGCCATCACTACCTCAATCGTGCGACCGAAGAAAAAACTTTAAGTGCATACCATCTCGAAGCGGCCATTGCTGCACACCATTGTATGGCGCCTACTTTCGAAGCCACCAATTGGCCCGCCTTACTAAAGCTCTATACCTTACTCCTTCAGCTGAAATCCACTCCAATTATTCTACTCAATAAAATTGTCGTCCTGATTCAATTAAAGGAGTTGGAGGAAGCTTTTTTGTTTTTTAATACCCTCGATGAAGCCCATTTTAGTAGTAGAGCCTATCTATATTTTGCCGTAGGTGCTGAATTATATACTAAAAGATTGGAGCGCGAAAAAGCAAAGATTTATTTAAAAAAAGCGATAGTCAATACGCAGTCAAAATCCGAAAAGGAGCTTTTAACCCTCAGGTTACAAAACCTGGTATCACAACGCCCTATGCAGTAA
- a CDS encoding YciI family protein, with protein sequence MKEFMMIFLGADYQDLQLSPEEIQSRMQLWMDWIGKLNADGTYLEGRPLMPGVTRMTGEKPIATDGPFAETKELIGGYFIVKAADLEKAKEMALDFPDFNLGGTVELREVMKM encoded by the coding sequence ATGAAAGAATTTATGATGATTTTCCTAGGTGCTGACTACCAAGACCTCCAACTCTCGCCTGAAGAAATTCAGTCACGCATGCAATTGTGGATGGATTGGATCGGGAAACTAAATGCAGATGGCACCTATCTGGAAGGGCGTCCCTTGATGCCAGGTGTAACCCGCATGACAGGGGAGAAACCCATCGCTACGGACGGTCCATTTGCAGAAACCAAAGAACTAATTGGTGGTTACTTCATTGTCAAAGCCGCAGACCTGGAAAAAGCCAAAGAAATGGCTTTAGATTTCCCCGATTTCAATCTTGGAGGAACGGTGGAATTGCGTGAGGTCATGAAAATGTAA
- a CDS encoding haloacid dehalogenase type II: MLTFRKNERMGSHVGKICLFDAFGTLFKVKLPVEALDQLTGGKGTQLLEIWRSKQLEYTWLRGLMAAYVSFDQVTEEALTYAMRELAIEEPQVFDLLMPVYRQPEVFPDVEPGLKALHAAGYQLAILSNGTRSMLEAGVQKTGLGQFLTTIFSVEEVQTFKPSPKVYQMPVDFFGRPLTDFLFFSSNRWDIAGAATFGFSTAWVNRQALLPELIGPTPTYTYASLEELRYEI, from the coding sequence ATGCTTACTTTTAGAAAAAACGAAAGGATGGGAAGTCATGTTGGCAAGATTTGCCTTTTTGATGCTTTTGGAACTTTATTTAAAGTCAAATTACCTGTGGAGGCCTTGGATCAGTTGACTGGCGGGAAAGGAACACAATTGCTTGAGATTTGGCGAAGCAAACAACTGGAATATACCTGGCTCCGTGGCCTGATGGCAGCCTATGTCTCTTTTGATCAGGTGACGGAAGAAGCGCTGACCTATGCTATGCGCGAATTAGCAATAGAGGAACCTCAGGTTTTCGACTTACTTATGCCTGTTTATCGTCAACCTGAGGTATTCCCCGATGTGGAGCCTGGGTTAAAGGCCTTGCATGCAGCTGGTTACCAATTGGCTATTTTATCTAATGGCACCCGGTCCATGCTAGAAGCTGGGGTGCAAAAGACAGGTTTAGGCCAATTTCTTACCACTATTTTTTCGGTAGAAGAGGTCCAAACGTTTAAGCCTAGCCCCAAAGTCTACCAAATGCCGGTAGATTTCTTTGGGCGCCCTTTGACAGATTTTTTGTTCTTTTCTTCTAATCGGTGGGATATTGCTGGTGCCGCTACCTTTGGCTTTTCCACGGCCTGGGTCAATCGCCAGGCGCTTTTGCCAGAGCTTATTGGGCCTACACCAACCTATACCTACGCTTCCTTGGAGGAGCTTAGATATGAAATTTGA
- a CDS encoding DUF4382 domain-containing protein gives MMNIRIKSIFTFIMLLVVSLFFTQCAKDDDIAAKDGNGTLRLEITDGPIDDASVAGAFVTVTEIKVDGKSYEGFQGKQTIDLLAYQKGAVALLGTGELEAGTYTNLTLVLDYSKDAAGNAPGCYVLTKDNKKHDLSLNGSSTNEVTFAAGSINIEKENQTDLVLDFDLRKAIKADMSGGESKYAFVTGAELNAAVRAVKKGSTGIVKGSASSSTNFADQVVVYAYKKGTYDANVEMKGQGTSMVEFANAVTSAKVDASGNFELHFLEEGDYELHFAAYDDTNNDGSYELKGSLMLNILAGLDLNAISVGANATVTLDISVTGVLPL, from the coding sequence ATGATGAACATCAGAATCAAGTCCATTTTCACATTTATTATGCTGTTAGTTGTAAGCCTATTTTTCACCCAATGTGCTAAAGATGATGATATCGCCGCCAAGGACGGAAACGGGACCTTAAGACTTGAAATAACAGATGGACCAATCGACGATGCAAGTGTTGCTGGGGCGTTTGTAACTGTGACGGAAATCAAGGTTGACGGGAAGTCCTATGAAGGCTTTCAGGGTAAGCAAACAATTGACCTATTGGCCTATCAAAAAGGCGCAGTTGCCTTATTAGGCACGGGGGAGTTGGAGGCTGGAACTTACACCAACCTTACACTTGTATTAGATTATTCAAAGGATGCTGCTGGCAATGCTCCGGGGTGTTATGTATTAACGAAGGATAATAAAAAGCACGATTTGAGCCTGAATGGTAGCAGTACCAATGAAGTGACCTTCGCAGCAGGAAGCATCAACATAGAAAAAGAAAACCAAACCGACTTGGTGCTAGACTTTGACCTTAGGAAAGCCATCAAAGCGGATATGAGTGGCGGCGAATCGAAGTATGCTTTCGTAACTGGTGCTGAATTGAATGCTGCCGTCAGAGCTGTCAAAAAAGGTAGTACTGGTATTGTGAAAGGAAGTGCAAGTAGTTCAACCAATTTTGCGGACCAGGTGGTGGTCTATGCTTATAAAAAGGGTACTTATGATGCCAATGTAGAAATGAAAGGCCAGGGTACCAGTATGGTTGAGTTTGCCAATGCCGTAACGAGTGCCAAAGTAGATGCCAGCGGCAATTTTGAATTGCACTTTTTGGAAGAAGGCGACTATGAATTGCATTTTGCAGCTTATGATGATACCAATAACGATGGCTCTTATGAGTTAAAAGGTAGCTTAATGCTTAATATTTTAGCAGGGCTTGACTTAAATGCTATTTCGGTCGGTGCTAACGCAACGGTTACCCTTGATATTTCTGTCACAGGTGTATTGCCTTTATAA
- a CDS encoding DUF5706 domain-containing protein: MNTPEDILPAADAYVQAYLQEHLPSSFLFHNYEHAIEVVEVCKKLAKAAALDKKKKDYLLLAAWFQDTGYTKGEENHEANSVNIAQAFLEKQGWTAENIKVVEQLIMSTKKGAALATDLEKILYDANWSFLGRKRFFDRSKLLRLEIEQLQNSRFSAKGWNKFLLDLQLETGYKTPWGQSFYLSRKRKNLSVQAENHRKAKEKTVRNKTGKNFGRGIDTLYRITLRNHLNLSSIADGKANMIISINTLVLSILITAGTALFSMGDQGMIQWNIIIIAPIGILMLSSLAAIVFAILSAMPKVEGARFTMEEVKNHKVSLLFFGNFLQLDRNAYVQFLRNLKKDQELIYDDLSRDLYNLGQILQKKYRLLTIAYRIFMAGLLLSVLVFVLFYFLF, from the coding sequence ATGAATACACCTGAGGATATATTACCAGCAGCAGATGCCTACGTCCAAGCTTATTTACAGGAACATTTGCCAAGCTCTTTTTTGTTTCACAATTATGAACACGCCATCGAAGTCGTTGAAGTTTGCAAAAAATTAGCTAAAGCTGCTGCCTTAGATAAAAAGAAAAAAGACTATTTGTTACTAGCAGCCTGGTTCCAGGATACTGGCTACACGAAGGGAGAAGAAAACCATGAAGCCAATAGTGTCAATATTGCACAGGCATTTCTTGAAAAACAAGGTTGGACCGCAGAAAACATCAAGGTCGTTGAACAACTCATCATGAGTACCAAAAAAGGAGCTGCGCTGGCTACCGACCTGGAAAAAATTCTCTACGACGCCAACTGGTCTTTTTTGGGCAGAAAACGTTTTTTTGATCGTAGCAAGTTGTTACGTCTCGAAATAGAACAACTGCAAAATAGCCGTTTTTCAGCCAAAGGCTGGAACAAATTCCTGCTAGATCTTCAATTAGAAACAGGATATAAAACACCATGGGGGCAGTCATTTTACCTTTCTCGAAAGCGGAAAAACCTTAGTGTTCAAGCAGAGAATCACCGAAAGGCAAAGGAGAAAACAGTACGGAACAAAACGGGGAAAAATTTTGGCAGGGGCATTGATACACTCTATCGCATAACCCTTCGCAACCACCTAAATCTAAGTTCCATCGCTGACGGAAAAGCGAATATGATCATTAGCATTAATACCCTGGTCTTGTCTATTCTGATTACGGCCGGAACGGCGCTTTTTTCGATGGGTGATCAGGGGATGATTCAGTGGAATATTATCATTATTGCTCCAATTGGAATACTGATGCTGAGTTCACTTGCGGCAATCGTCTTCGCCATTCTCTCAGCCATGCCAAAGGTGGAAGGGGCCCGGTTCACTATGGAAGAGGTAAAAAACCATAAGGTAAGTTTGCTTTTTTTCGGCAATTTCCTGCAACTTGATCGAAATGCCTATGTACAGTTTCTAAGAAACCTTAAAAAGGACCAGGAACTTATATATGATGATCTTTCGCGGGATTTATACAACCTGGGGCAAATTCTTCAAAAAAAATACCGCTTGCTTACCATTGCTTATCGCATTTTCATGGCGGGTTTGTTGCTAAGTGTATTGGTCTTTGTTTTGTTTTACTTTCTTTTTTAA
- a CDS encoding S1/P1 nuclease, which yields MKKLTLSTLTLLYCLNLHAWWDPGHLVVAMIAYMRLEEPAKQNVDELVKLLERDYPYVNHFAATGPWPDDLKAEGVRTYDTWHYTNLPYNPKGVALPPPAEINIVWAINQMMEVLKSPKARPVDKARHLGFLVHFVGDLHQPMHSTTVYDNDLPAGNVGGNVFPLDSKTWRNMHALWDDGCGYLSEYNDINPYGEQKEPLSKEEIDRLWKLAEQIVKEVPAESITGLDVLDPDFWALESHKLAIEYGYEGVNEVDDKGRKIWLKPNQAPSEMYLKNAQQVVAKRLATAGYRLADLLNEAFGG from the coding sequence ATGAAGAAGCTTACCCTGTCCACATTGACCTTACTTTATTGTCTCAATTTGCATGCATGGTGGGATCCAGGGCATTTGGTGGTAGCCATGATTGCCTATATGAGGCTTGAAGAGCCAGCTAAGCAAAACGTGGATGAATTGGTCAAATTACTGGAACGAGATTATCCCTACGTCAACCATTTTGCCGCAACAGGCCCCTGGCCAGATGACCTCAAGGCGGAGGGCGTTCGAACCTATGACACCTGGCATTACACCAATCTCCCCTATAATCCCAAAGGCGTTGCCCTGCCTCCACCCGCGGAGATCAATATCGTTTGGGCTATTAACCAGATGATGGAGGTGTTGAAATCGCCAAAAGCGAGACCAGTAGATAAGGCACGTCACTTGGGTTTTTTAGTACATTTTGTCGGAGACCTTCATCAGCCGATGCATAGTACAACGGTCTATGATAATGATTTACCAGCAGGTAATGTAGGCGGGAATGTCTTTCCGCTAGATAGTAAAACCTGGCGAAACATGCACGCCCTGTGGGATGACGGTTGTGGTTATTTGAGCGAATACAATGATATCAATCCTTATGGCGAGCAAAAAGAACCTTTATCAAAAGAAGAAATTGATCGTTTGTGGAAACTAGCTGAGCAAATCGTAAAGGAAGTGCCTGCAGAAAGTATTACTGGCCTAGATGTCCTCGACCCTGATTTTTGGGCATTGGAAAGCCACAAATTAGCGATTGAATATGGTTATGAAGGTGTAAATGAAGTGGATGACAAAGGCCGTAAAATCTGGCTCAAGCCCAATCAGGCGCCTTCGGAGATGTATCTGAAAAATGCCCAACAAGTAGTGGCGAAGCGGCTGGCCACTGCTGGTTACCGTTTGGCGGACCTACTTAATGAAGCCTTCGGTGGGTAA
- a CDS encoding PAS domain-containing sensor histidine kinase, which translates to MTSDTSYDHIIQLAMQEYLHCKDLPFAVFLTSKEGVFLKYNEECQTLFELPPQATFQDNLCDFYLYLNERGHHIDKLQHLPKGEWLRNTTLDLDIKGEVRHVRDHTKAIWDEAGEHIVGLLCLMVPISRGDRYNQLFTEVPIGLYKVRINERGQHLLIYCNDHFAKHLGADHPEELLGKDVRHFHQSVEAFDHFEKELLETHEKGQFLIDYVVNIKNKQGEDRRLEVHINLLKDRSGNIIGRVGAERDVTDYWETKQQLNELTTDFGKVLHSYSSTLIHSKHTMDAVIRSFISPNVQHAKTKQLDEGKVVSLINQKVTSLSKSLERLWEKNEELNYFQAQDVHQIQRIMSLLKKDSSEQMNVQHLAIVRDGSIKIKEDINAIEKGHFPKELLKEIRLQLTSILKLCSLAGLSRGVETVLEMETVVNNLRSYILTRVKQQEPLQQLDIYDMILGVVKNLEEYASNRNIQLRMNIKTIRDVLIDGYENDLVRALLNILHNAIKYSWERKSPAKAFVLIEGYCNQDWVYLKIENWGVAITPEELKEGLIYKVGYRGINSSDRRRPGTGLGLYDTMKVIEKHRGAMKITSEPSLGNLMTDYSHPFVTTVKLKLARTKPPI; encoded by the coding sequence ATGACCAGCGATACCTCCTACGATCATATTATTCAATTAGCAATGCAGGAATATCTTCATTGCAAAGACCTTCCTTTTGCTGTTTTTCTTACCTCAAAGGAAGGTGTTTTCCTAAAATACAATGAAGAATGCCAAACCCTCTTTGAACTTCCTCCGCAAGCTACCTTTCAGGATAATCTTTGCGACTTTTACCTTTACCTCAACGAAAGGGGGCATCATATTGACAAATTACAACACTTACCCAAAGGAGAATGGTTGCGTAACACTACCCTTGATTTGGACATTAAAGGAGAAGTACGGCATGTGCGAGATCATACCAAAGCCATTTGGGATGAAGCCGGAGAGCACATTGTTGGTTTATTGTGCTTAATGGTGCCTATTTCAAGAGGGGATCGCTACAACCAGCTTTTTACAGAAGTCCCTATCGGATTGTATAAGGTAAGGATTAATGAGCGGGGGCAACATCTATTGATTTACTGCAATGATCATTTTGCAAAACACCTGGGGGCGGATCATCCCGAGGAACTCTTGGGGAAAGATGTCAGACATTTTCATCAATCAGTAGAAGCTTTCGACCATTTCGAAAAGGAATTGTTAGAAACCCATGAAAAGGGTCAATTCTTGATAGACTATGTTGTAAATATTAAAAATAAACAAGGAGAAGATCGACGATTGGAAGTGCATATCAACCTGCTGAAAGACCGTAGCGGGAACATCATTGGCCGGGTGGGTGCAGAGAGAGATGTCACCGATTATTGGGAGACCAAACAACAACTGAATGAGTTAACCACTGACTTTGGGAAAGTCCTCCATTCTTATTCTTCCACTTTGATTCACTCTAAACATACCATGGATGCCGTTATCCGTTCTTTTATCTCGCCTAATGTACAACATGCAAAGACCAAACAATTAGATGAAGGCAAGGTTGTTAGTTTAATCAATCAGAAGGTGACCTCACTTAGCAAATCCTTAGAAAGGCTATGGGAAAAAAACGAGGAATTAAACTATTTCCAAGCACAGGATGTCCATCAAATACAACGGATTATGTCCTTACTGAAAAAAGACAGCAGTGAACAAATGAATGTCCAACACCTGGCTATTGTAAGAGATGGTTCTATTAAAATAAAAGAAGACATAAATGCCATCGAAAAGGGACATTTCCCCAAAGAATTGCTCAAAGAAATTCGTTTACAGTTGACTTCCATTCTAAAGCTTTGTAGCTTGGCCGGCCTTTCCAGGGGGGTAGAAACTGTACTGGAAATGGAGACGGTAGTCAATAACCTTCGGAGTTATATTCTGACAAGGGTAAAACAGCAAGAGCCGCTGCAACAGTTAGATATTTATGACATGATATTGGGCGTTGTGAAGAACCTGGAGGAGTATGCCAGCAATAGAAATATTCAACTGCGAATGAATATCAAAACTATTCGCGATGTATTGATAGATGGTTATGAAAATGATCTGGTCCGGGCTTTATTGAATATTTTGCACAATGCCATTAAGTACAGTTGGGAAAGAAAAAGCCCGGCCAAAGCATTTGTTCTAATAGAGGGATACTGTAATCAGGATTGGGTTTATTTGAAGATCGAAAACTGGGGCGTGGCGATCACACCAGAAGAACTGAAGGAAGGGCTGATCTATAAAGTTGGCTATCGTGGCATTAATTCCAGCGACCGACGCAGGCCAGGAACAGGCCTTGGCCTCTACGATACGATGAAAGTAATAGAAAAACACCGGGGAGCAATGAAGATCACCAGCGAACCTTCTCTAGGTAATCTTATGACCGACTACTCCCACCCATTTGTAACAACCGTTAAACTAAAGTTAGCACGAACCAAACCTCCCATATGA
- a CDS encoding glycosyltransferase family 39 protein, translating to MSAKNRLFYAFPFLIFFFLAAPEFVRRSMYNDGIWYAILSKNMAEGIGSFWNPQLTATIFPAFHEHPPLVFGMQSFFFSFLGDSLVVERLYAFFIFLLSALVIFFIWQQVFSADKSLQKLWFLPFTLWLLNEVTYLFYAANILEPTMGLFTLLAVYCLFLSTTKKEDKLAVPWIALSGIALLGATLSKGFVGLFPLAVLGIHWLVFRQISFVKMLLRTSVMLGILALGYTLILALPAAKESLLQYLNSQVIASISEARTAYHFRENRLYIIWRLFEVLLPALILSSIFIYLSFKQKPTKFSKPLFQQSLFFMLIGISASFPLMVSPRQTFYYLLPAIPYFAIGLAMLISPIIAQYLQTISEKNKQLNRVKVIFVVLLLAGVGLTISKIGTVSHRDKITINDIDKIGAIVPNGTTIASKGYTAQLVGYLYRFHQISIDTSHMDYPYLVVDKTKHKVPDTLHFQKIALENERFELYERK from the coding sequence ATGTCAGCAAAAAACCGACTATTTTATGCTTTCCCTTTCCTAATCTTCTTTTTTCTTGCGGCGCCCGAGTTTGTGCGGCGCAGCATGTATAATGACGGTATCTGGTATGCTATTTTATCCAAAAACATGGCCGAAGGAATAGGTAGCTTTTGGAATCCCCAACTGACGGCAACCATTTTCCCTGCCTTTCACGAACATCCTCCGCTTGTTTTTGGCATGCAATCCTTTTTCTTTAGCTTTTTAGGAGATAGCCTGGTCGTAGAAAGGCTATATGCTTTTTTTATTTTCCTGCTTTCTGCACTTGTCATTTTTTTTATTTGGCAGCAGGTTTTTTCGGCCGATAAGTCCTTGCAAAAACTATGGTTTCTTCCTTTTACCTTGTGGTTATTGAATGAAGTCACTTATCTTTTTTATGCGGCTAACATCCTGGAACCAACCATGGGGTTATTCACACTTCTCGCGGTTTACTGCCTTTTTCTTTCCACAACTAAAAAAGAAGACAAGCTAGCGGTCCCCTGGATCGCCCTATCGGGGATCGCTTTACTAGGTGCGACCTTGAGCAAGGGATTTGTTGGATTATTTCCGCTGGCGGTATTGGGCATTCATTGGTTAGTTTTTCGACAAATTTCCTTTGTAAAAATGTTGCTCAGGACTTCGGTCATGCTAGGGATATTGGCCTTAGGGTATACGCTGATACTGGCCCTCCCCGCTGCAAAAGAAAGCCTTCTGCAATACCTCAACTCACAGGTGATCGCTAGCATCAGCGAGGCTCGGACCGCTTATCATTTTAGAGAAAACCGCCTCTACATTATCTGGCGTCTTTTTGAAGTCCTGTTACCGGCGCTTATCCTTAGTTCAATTTTTATTTATTTATCCTTTAAACAAAAACCAACGAAGTTTTCCAAGCCGCTCTTTCAACAGTCCTTGTTCTTTATGCTAATTGGCATTTCAGCGTCCTTTCCTTTAATGGTTTCTCCCAGGCAAACCTTTTATTATTTACTTCCAGCCATTCCTTATTTTGCCATTGGTCTTGCGATGCTGATTAGTCCTATCATCGCACAATACCTTCAGACTATTTCGGAAAAAAATAAACAACTCAACCGAGTTAAAGTAATATTTGTGGTGCTTTTGCTCGCCGGTGTAGGGCTCACGATAAGCAAGATTGGGACTGTATCTCATCGCGATAAAATAACGATAAACGATATTGATAAGATTGGAGCGATTGTACCTAATGGGACCACTATTGCTTCAAAGGGCTACACGGCCCAATTGGTGGGTTATTTATATCGGTTTCATCAGATTAGTATAGATACCAGCCATATGGATTACCCTTATTTGGTGGTAGACAAAACCAAACATAAGGTACCGGACACGCTCCATTTTCAAAAAATAGCGCTGGAGAATGAGCGGTTTGAGTTGTATGAGCGGAAATGA